Proteins encoded in a region of the Nitrospira sp. genome:
- a CDS encoding rhomboid family intramembrane serine protease, producing the protein MIPLHDDNPTQRTPIVTMILIGICIAVFLYQVNLPPQAAELFAFQYGAIPAIVFSQASLPEEAVAIPAALTLVTSMFLHGSWMHLLGNMLYLWIFGNNIEDVMGHTKFVVFYILSGILAALSHAFTDPSSQIPMVGASGAISAVLGAYILLFPRAHVLVLLPMIGMTRVAAGIVLGMWFITQLISGGMSMGSTGGGVAFFAHIGGFIAGMALIGLFKRKEVRFFAPGRSMWSS; encoded by the coding sequence GTGATTCCACTCCACGACGATAATCCTACTCAACGGACTCCCATCGTCACGATGATCCTCATCGGCATCTGTATTGCCGTATTTCTCTATCAAGTGAATCTCCCTCCGCAGGCTGCGGAGCTCTTCGCATTTCAATACGGTGCCATCCCTGCCATTGTCTTCAGCCAGGCTTCGCTTCCTGAGGAAGCGGTCGCGATTCCGGCCGCCCTCACCCTGGTGACCAGCATGTTTCTTCATGGAAGCTGGATGCATCTACTCGGAAACATGCTTTACCTCTGGATTTTCGGCAATAACATAGAGGATGTGATGGGCCACACGAAATTCGTCGTCTTCTATATCTTATCCGGTATTCTCGCCGCTCTGAGCCATGCCTTTACCGACCCTTCCTCCCAAATACCGATGGTTGGTGCAAGCGGAGCGATCTCGGCCGTGCTCGGTGCTTATATACTGCTATTTCCACGGGCTCACGTCCTGGTCTTACTGCCGATGATTGGGATGACCCGAGTGGCGGCGGGCATTGTCCTCGGCATGTGGTTTATCACGCAGCTGATCAGCGGAGGCATGAGCATGGGGTCCACTGGAGGTGGCGTCGCTTTTTTCGCTCATATCGGTGGATTCATCGCTGGTATGG